From a single Crateriforma spongiae genomic region:
- a CDS encoding PulJ/GspJ family protein: MNRKSIAVGFTLVEMMVAMAITLLLMAALASSFGKVGQQVRVSRAQVDLSSRVRDVTRRMRDELSRCTANPAATGSDKGEGYLVYFDGPISNITATLMGRAPAEDNEYTLQDSRFGDYDDYLAFTAKAPDGSPFTGKVPRFVLDAKTAEANGVAYNAANFPGGVAGALDPVVITSQYAEIIYYVSPQYQTSLDTANNGQSIHVYDTAAQPTIVDLDGNGIPDQMKLHRRVLLIRPDLNLNGVTTLGPALPQFTSGNYTYLQPDTWPSDASTGLPAIKTPGGNGLNQSQAALAWLIGMGPIHQQCDLSMGRRLLPNGAPSNFVFANSLDELQQPHNRFAHVRVPQTILGISPPNGTNGYTSMPLLALGGVAPILQAGTQMTPPVAPPFGGSPLRQVRSRFVTPTYMNGFLRPEFILGQDLSHTDMFGDGWGIERVGEDVLLTNLLAFDVKAFDPGAQTYVSPGIDGQYQALGSDDRVVTPNDPAYYDTLIQSVTTPATGRQQPVNGVQGAFVDLAYTVQAGGAIRGNRNLRYHAFSNQRRPAMNIALLPNTRFSGYNQFARHAPQYGDPFLYSGRMITNRGSIVLFQPAFDTFTDDYESDGYLQWPRQDPNSRLHEGTLWWLNNGDGTPPATLPGNAASVDPSTNGLDDVTSSAGGNSFGSKAIGEKETAPPFARGLPAISIEIRVENTQVREVEQSSVAKYFGD, encoded by the coding sequence GTGAACCGAAAATCGATCGCGGTCGGCTTTACGCTGGTCGAAATGATGGTCGCGATGGCGATCACGCTGTTGCTGATGGCCGCACTCGCCTCGTCGTTCGGTAAAGTCGGGCAACAGGTACGCGTCAGCCGTGCGCAAGTGGACCTTAGCAGCCGTGTCCGTGACGTGACCCGCCGCATGCGTGATGAACTGTCACGATGCACCGCCAACCCAGCGGCAACGGGCAGCGACAAGGGCGAAGGCTACCTGGTCTATTTTGACGGCCCGATCAGCAACATCACCGCAACGCTGATGGGCCGGGCCCCGGCCGAGGACAACGAGTACACGTTGCAGGATTCGCGTTTCGGTGATTACGACGATTACCTGGCATTCACCGCCAAGGCTCCCGATGGATCTCCATTCACCGGCAAAGTGCCGCGTTTTGTCCTGGACGCCAAGACGGCCGAAGCCAACGGCGTCGCCTACAACGCGGCGAATTTTCCCGGCGGCGTCGCCGGTGCGCTGGATCCCGTGGTGATCACGTCGCAGTATGCGGAAATCATCTACTACGTCAGCCCGCAATATCAGACGTCACTGGACACCGCGAACAACGGTCAATCCATCCACGTCTACGATACCGCCGCACAACCGACGATCGTCGATCTGGACGGCAACGGCATCCCGGATCAAATGAAGCTGCACCGCCGCGTGTTGTTGATCCGCCCCGATTTGAATTTGAACGGTGTCACAACGCTGGGGCCTGCATTGCCGCAATTCACCAGTGGCAACTACACCTATCTGCAACCAGATACATGGCCTTCGGATGCCAGTACCGGTTTGCCGGCGATCAAGACGCCGGGCGGCAACGGGCTGAACCAATCACAGGCGGCGCTGGCTTGGCTGATCGGGATGGGGCCGATTCACCAACAGTGCGACCTTTCGATGGGCCGACGATTGCTGCCCAATGGTGCACCAAGTAATTTCGTTTTCGCGAACTCGTTGGACGAATTGCAACAGCCCCACAACCGGTTTGCGCACGTTCGTGTTCCACAGACGATTTTGGGCATCAGTCCGCCCAACGGAACCAATGGTTACACGTCGATGCCGCTGTTAGCTCTGGGCGGTGTCGCGCCGATCTTGCAAGCGGGAACGCAGATGACACCTCCGGTGGCACCGCCGTTTGGCGGAAGCCCGCTGCGACAGGTGCGTTCACGATTCGTCACGCCGACTTACATGAATGGTTTTCTTCGGCCGGAATTCATTTTGGGACAAGATCTATCTCACACCGACATGTTCGGCGATGGCTGGGGAATTGAACGCGTTGGCGAAGACGTCCTACTGACCAACCTTCTGGCGTTTGACGTCAAGGCTTTCGATCCGGGTGCACAGACCTATGTGTCCCCCGGAATTGACGGCCAATACCAGGCGTTGGGCTCGGATGACCGGGTGGTCACGCCCAATGACCCAGCGTACTACGACACACTGATCCAGTCAGTCACCACACCGGCAACCGGTCGGCAACAGCCGGTCAACGGCGTGCAGGGTGCCTTTGTCGACTTGGCCTACACCGTCCAGGCTGGCGGTGCGATTCGAGGGAACAGAAACCTTCGATACCACGCCTTTTCGAACCAACGCCGTCCGGCGATGAATATCGCGTTGCTGCCGAACACTCGGTTTTCGGGATACAACCAATTTGCCCGGCACGCCCCGCAATACGGCGATCCGTTCCTTTATTCCGGTCGCATGATTACCAATCGCGGCAGCATCGTCTTGTTCCAACCCGCTTTTGACACCTTCACCGACGACTACGAAAGTGATGGATATCTGCAGTGGCCACGACAGGATCCAAATTCGCGATTGCACGAAGGAACGCTATGGTGGCTGAACAACGGCGACGGCACGCCCCCAGCGACTCTGCCAGGCAATGCCGCCTCGGTGGATCCATCGACCAACGGATTGGATGACGTCACAAGTTCCGCTGGGGGAAACTCCTTCGGCAGCAAAGCCATCGGGGAAAAAGAGACGGCACCACCGTTTGCCAGAGGTTTGCCTGCCATCAGTATCGAGATCCGAGTGGAGAACACTCAGGTTCGCGAGGTCGAACAATCGTCCGTCGCGAAGTACTTCGGAGACTGA
- a CDS encoding type IV pilus modification PilV family protein has protein sequence MSDFKLFRRHAGGRDRQGVTLVEVAFAMGIILIGLVGLVSILPIAGRQAKDAVSLNNATSLANAALAEFQARNYGQPGRWVLQPDFAKLGSMVPEYSDGGQRFAILENTPTFLNDLMHPDYQRRPGRGQDPTLWQGVGNMNLSSNSVCIDPLFVADPNGYLPYNAANSPDGKYVSYFTAGTNGHRRIRFPYYKANYNPLVNPSLPVTASNQWPPMPRLTRVTINRGVSTAGQFISGTEANYLSESGNDLNITKPKDQTLAPIIAGEAITGTVMTYGKAQTEGTYSWIATVNEIPGGSTSSVSVAVIENRDRTFFTYPNAGPEGTLNGVYADAPEANATEERVAYVTYAGGFTGGAGGTVEIVMSTYVDPTIIPGQWVMMSRDTLPGIPGGEVHRWFRVAGVVGQTTSGEPDRIIFNDPVHGTPYEVWHMRLMLDGPDWSFGFDSLANDLIDTPGPADGFVDDNTVMTLVRGVVSVTERTIRRP, from the coding sequence ATGAGTGATTTCAAACTTTTCCGCAGACACGCCGGTGGTCGCGACAGGCAGGGTGTGACCTTGGTCGAAGTCGCTTTCGCCATGGGCATCATCTTGATCGGGCTGGTCGGGTTGGTATCGATCCTGCCAATCGCCGGCCGGCAAGCCAAAGATGCGGTCAGCCTGAACAATGCGACCTCGCTGGCCAACGCCGCTTTGGCCGAATTTCAAGCACGCAACTACGGCCAACCGGGACGCTGGGTGTTGCAACCAGATTTCGCCAAACTGGGATCAATGGTTCCAGAGTATTCCGACGGTGGACAACGTTTTGCGATTCTGGAAAACACCCCGACCTTCTTGAACGACCTGATGCACCCCGATTACCAGCGACGTCCGGGACGGGGGCAAGATCCGACGCTTTGGCAGGGCGTCGGCAACATGAACCTGAGCAGCAACTCGGTTTGTATCGACCCACTGTTTGTCGCCGACCCAAACGGGTATTTGCCCTACAACGCCGCCAATTCGCCGGACGGAAAGTACGTCAGTTACTTCACCGCGGGAACCAACGGACACCGTCGAATACGATTCCCGTATTACAAAGCGAATTACAACCCGCTGGTGAACCCATCGTTGCCGGTGACGGCATCGAATCAGTGGCCACCGATGCCGCGTCTGACCCGTGTGACGATCAATCGTGGGGTCAGTACGGCGGGACAATTCATTTCGGGAACCGAAGCCAACTACCTTTCCGAATCGGGCAATGATCTGAATATCACCAAGCCCAAGGACCAAACACTGGCACCGATCATCGCGGGCGAAGCGATCACCGGTACGGTGATGACTTACGGCAAAGCACAAACCGAAGGCACCTACAGTTGGATCGCCACCGTTAACGAAATCCCCGGTGGTTCAACTTCATCGGTGTCCGTGGCCGTGATCGAAAATCGCGATCGCACTTTCTTCACTTATCCCAACGCGGGCCCCGAAGGCACGCTGAACGGCGTCTACGCCGATGCCCCCGAAGCAAACGCGACCGAAGAACGTGTGGCCTACGTCACCTACGCCGGCGGGTTTACCGGCGGCGCTGGCGGTACCGTGGAAATTGTGATGTCCACTTATGTGGATCCGACGATCATTCCCGGCCAATGGGTGATGATGTCACGCGATACCTTGCCCGGCATTCCCGGCGGCGAAGTTCACCGCTGGTTCCGAGTGGCGGGCGTCGTCGGCCAAACGACAAGTGGCGAACCCGATCGCATCATCTTCAACGATCCCGTGCACGGGACACCCTACGAAGTGTGGCATATGCGTTTGATGCTCGATGGCCCCGACTGGAGTTTCGGATTCGACTCTCTAGCCAATGATCTCATCGATACGCCGGGCCCGGCAGACGGTTTCGTCGACGACAACACGGTGATGACCCTGGTACGCGGAGTCGTTTCAGTGACCGAACGAACCATCCGCCGCCCCTAA
- a CDS encoding pilus assembly FimT family protein yields MSIHASRPKHRRAFTLVEIMVVMVLLMLLAGIGLPAIKQTLKDQKESQTSRQVVAYLTTARDRAIATGRPVGVVIERAGTTDPFARSYSTRLRMTNGVPSYGGESPDTRCVIIHDDFVFSTPQVANSNSTTRTGQFNACLFRQEENPLLRLSAQVLNDGDSTNDGAAPIKAGDLISFEGSRPVRIMAIGFSDANDLDLASYGAITPPWNRNNLNYPKWNALPLPALPTDDRPYIKIRFDSRSFVEIGGGAFPTFELPTGAVNATADNTWRASRFQIFRQPSPSQTSPMNLMKGMAIDLNFSGTATYSGGLPAGIEFSPYFIDATAGNVAMNSTDPNNPITFLNIAIVFAPDGSVQSVGSAMPGAAPYAFNERRPTGQIFFLLGKTDGIRPDAPFSTEDRAVSNILDGDSVWIVINPSNGNVAVSPIASTRPVDPNLTIEQNMANAALVARTYAFNSDTLEDL; encoded by the coding sequence ATGAGTATCCACGCGTCACGACCGAAGCACCGACGTGCATTCACGTTGGTCGAAATCATGGTGGTCATGGTCTTGTTGATGCTGTTGGCCGGCATCGGTTTGCCCGCCATCAAGCAAACGCTGAAAGACCAAAAAGAATCACAAACCTCACGGCAGGTCGTCGCCTATCTGACGACCGCACGGGATCGTGCGATCGCCACCGGACGTCCGGTCGGCGTGGTGATCGAACGAGCGGGCACGACCGATCCGTTCGCCAGGTCATACAGCACGCGTCTTCGCATGACCAACGGGGTGCCGTCCTATGGCGGTGAATCCCCCGACACCCGGTGCGTGATCATTCATGATGATTTCGTCTTCAGCACGCCGCAGGTCGCCAACAGCAATAGCACCACCCGCACCGGTCAATTCAACGCTTGCCTGTTTCGCCAGGAAGAAAACCCGTTGCTACGGCTCAGTGCGCAAGTGCTGAACGATGGCGACTCGACCAATGACGGCGCGGCACCGATCAAAGCCGGCGATCTGATCAGTTTCGAAGGCAGCCGCCCGGTTCGCATCATGGCGATCGGTTTCAGTGACGCCAACGATCTGGATTTGGCCAGCTATGGGGCGATCACGCCGCCATGGAATCGAAACAATTTGAACTATCCCAAGTGGAACGCGTTGCCGCTGCCGGCATTGCCCACCGACGACCGACCTTACATCAAGATCCGATTTGATTCGCGAAGCTTTGTTGAAATCGGTGGTGGCGCATTCCCGACCTTTGAGTTGCCGACCGGTGCCGTCAACGCAACGGCCGACAACACTTGGCGGGCCTCGCGTTTTCAGATTTTCCGCCAGCCATCGCCGTCGCAAACTTCGCCGATGAACTTGATGAAGGGCATGGCGATCGACCTGAATTTTTCGGGCACGGCAACCTATTCAGGCGGCCTGCCCGCGGGCATCGAATTTTCGCCTTACTTCATCGACGCCACCGCGGGCAACGTGGCGATGAATTCGACCGACCCGAACAACCCGATCACTTTCCTGAACATCGCGATCGTTTTCGCCCCCGACGGCAGCGTCCAGTCGGTCGGGTCCGCCATGCCCGGTGCGGCCCCCTACGCGTTCAACGAGCGACGTCCGACCGGCCAGATCTTTTTCTTGTTGGGCAAGACCGACGGCATCCGCCCGGACGCCCCGTTTTCCACCGAGGACCGCGCGGTGTCCAACATTCTGGACGGCGATAGCGTTTGGATCGTGATCAACCCCAGCAACGGCAACGTCGCGGTATCCCCGATCGCGTCAACGCGACCGGTCGATCCGAATCTGACCATCGAACAAAACATGGCCAACGCGGCTTTGGTGGCCCGAACGTACGCCTTCAACTCCGACACGTTGGAGGACCTGTAA
- a CDS encoding prepilin-type N-terminal cleavage/methylation domain-containing protein, with the protein MLVLFKPRPIRLRRWRQRPRSAFTLVEIMVVLVVGGLLLGMGASMMATARRSSRIARTQAVISVVDGVIRQRLDELNSLPLPLEHNVARTTQRIPSIPADEAERVRLQMRRDAIRMYLPDRYSDLIRITDNRVTNATNDPFFVLSPDLTSDRNKDGQPDEWISGVWTDPVTIAGPVRVSDRQPDGTFIPSVTVARYSWWNDTDNDFRTENHNVPGQLSAYRARIPRIVPNNQLGFTTSWSPANSPAECLYLIMSTTFISGTSAIEMLPRGHVEDTDGDGVPEIVDAWGVPLGFIRWPVGYVEPANPAPPTVLANVEPEEYDVFRADFAYAENASSAVNAQPLPRSLQPLVVSAGPDGVFDLRFFQTRSDNNNFDVIYPLETWPNTQAWVGNQTAGRPQNFFYVDPFLRQSLVQNNGAAGAIGGVFDTDGDGSFEGLSDNITNHGLTGDAQ; encoded by the coding sequence ATGCTTGTCTTGTTCAAACCACGACCGATCCGCCTGCGACGCTGGCGGCAACGACCACGATCGGCGTTCACGCTGGTGGAAATCATGGTCGTGCTGGTCGTCGGCGGCCTGCTGTTGGGCATGGGTGCTTCGATGATGGCCACCGCACGCCGGTCATCACGCATCGCTCGGACCCAAGCCGTCATCAGCGTCGTGGATGGCGTCATCCGTCAACGACTGGATGAATTGAATTCGCTGCCGTTGCCGCTGGAACATAACGTTGCTCGGACCACCCAGCGGATCCCATCGATTCCGGCCGATGAAGCCGAGCGGGTTCGTCTGCAGATGCGGCGCGACGCGATTCGCATGTACCTGCCGGATCGATACAGCGACCTGATTCGCATCACTGACAATCGGGTGACCAACGCCACCAACGATCCGTTCTTCGTCTTAAGTCCCGATCTGACATCCGACCGCAACAAGGATGGTCAGCCGGACGAATGGATCAGCGGTGTCTGGACCGACCCAGTCACCATTGCGGGCCCCGTCCGAGTGTCCGATCGACAACCTGACGGCACCTTTATCCCAAGCGTGACGGTCGCACGTTACAGCTGGTGGAACGACACCGACAACGATTTTCGGACGGAAAACCACAACGTTCCTGGCCAGTTGTCGGCTTACCGCGCACGTATCCCACGGATCGTCCCGAACAACCAACTCGGGTTCACGACATCATGGAGCCCGGCCAACAGCCCGGCCGAATGTTTGTACCTGATCATGTCGACGACGTTCATCAGCGGCACGTCTGCGATCGAAATGCTTCCACGCGGCCACGTCGAAGACACCGACGGTGACGGAGTGCCGGAAATCGTCGACGCCTGGGGTGTCCCACTGGGGTTCATCCGCTGGCCGGTCGGTTACGTCGAACCGGCTAACCCGGCCCCGCCGACAGTGTTGGCCAACGTGGAACCGGAGGAGTACGACGTGTTCCGTGCCGACTTTGCGTATGCGGAAAACGCTTCTTCGGCGGTGAACGCTCAGCCGCTGCCTCGATCGCTTCAACCACTGGTTGTCTCGGCGGGTCCGGACGGAGTGTTTGATCTGCGGTTCTTTCAGACCCGCAGCGACAACAACAATTTCGATGTGATTTATCCGTTGGAAACCTGGCCCAACACTCAAGCATGGGTTGGTAATCAAACGGCCGGCCGACCACAGAACTTCTTTTACGTTGATCCGTTCCTGCGACAGTCGCTGGTCCAAAACAACGGCGCCGCAGGTGCAATCGGGGGCGTTTTTGACACCGACGGTGACGGATCCTTCGAAGGTCTGTCGGACAACATCACCAACCACGGTCTGACGGGAGACGCCCAATGA
- a CDS encoding prepilin-type N-terminal cleavage/methylation domain-containing protein, which yields MSTTQVHHDASSPDRHIDPAARQSLAARHGFTLVEILVVIVIIGILAGIAIPAVTNVIATGRETALKVEITQLADSVEQYNLKYGDYPPDMSSWTIAQRHLKKAFPRMSQRDLTLLYNMCHDGNGRFNPAAIDRSEALVLFLGGFSDDAAYPLTGAGGPFECRLAQNNAAYTTTTNVADFQYNVSRNDALFEFDVARLTINAAAAETGGQVNSTDDGDLIPAYQMDGRAAPFVYFESRTYGGIPDAVSTLVAGANPYNGYYNPDFGGVRPYKTNVPVSPTGSGWGTEPDASLKSWKFANDKSFQIIAAGTDDTFGTLIRMPMTAAQNTVAANDLPAYFIEKTGKAMTINSNATSPQQTLITGMDGFQEDGAVNGSEGNAHLDNITNFSSRTLESDLET from the coding sequence ATGTCAACAACGCAAGTTCATCACGACGCCTCTTCGCCGGATCGTCACATCGATCCAGCGGCCCGCCAATCACTGGCGGCTCGGCACGGGTTCACCCTGGTGGAAATCCTGGTCGTGATTGTGATCATCGGCATCTTGGCCGGGATCGCGATTCCTGCGGTCACCAATGTGATCGCCACCGGTCGCGAAACGGCTTTGAAAGTCGAAATCACGCAATTGGCCGACTCGGTGGAACAATACAACTTGAAGTACGGCGATTACCCGCCGGACATGAGCAGCTGGACGATCGCCCAGCGACACCTGAAGAAAGCCTTCCCGCGAATGTCGCAACGCGACCTGACGCTGCTTTACAACATGTGTCACGACGGCAACGGCCGCTTCAACCCCGCCGCGATCGATCGCAGCGAAGCGTTGGTTTTGTTCTTGGGTGGATTCAGCGACGACGCAGCCTATCCATTGACCGGAGCCGGTGGACCTTTTGAATGTCGCTTGGCACAAAACAATGCGGCATACACGACGACCACGAACGTTGCCGACTTTCAATACAACGTTTCGCGCAACGATGCACTGTTCGAATTCGACGTCGCACGTTTGACCATCAACGCGGCCGCAGCCGAAACCGGTGGTCAAGTGAATTCGACCGACGACGGTGACTTGATCCCCGCCTATCAGATGGATGGTCGCGCCGCACCGTTCGTCTACTTCGAATCGCGAACCTATGGCGGCATTCCTGACGCCGTATCGACGTTGGTCGCCGGTGCCAATCCATACAACGGGTATTACAACCCCGATTTTGGTGGCGTCCGTCCGTACAAGACGAACGTGCCCGTTTCGCCGACCGGCAGCGGATGGGGCACCGAACCGGATGCGTCGCTGAAAAGTTGGAAGTTCGCAAACGACAAGTCATTCCAGATCATCGCGGCTGGTACCGACGACACGTTCGGCACGCTGATCCGCATGCCCATGACGGCGGCACAAAACACCGTGGCCGCCAACGATTTGCCCGCGTACTTCATCGAAAAGACGGGCAAGGCGATGACGATCAACAGCAACGCGACGTCGCCTCAGCAAACTTTGATCACCGGTATGGACGGCTTCCAAGAAGACGGTGCCGTCAACGGATCCGAAGGCAACGCCCATTTGGACAACATCACCAACTTCAGCTCCCGAACACTGGAAAGCGATTTGGAAACCTGA
- a CDS encoding type II secretion system F family protein, whose amino-acid sequence MPTYQFEAMDATGQEIRDEIDAANEEEAQTTIRQMGYFVTKIAVKKQTATTAAGAKKKRPFAIGGGGTKHICAFTRQLSILQDAGLPILRSLKILEGNAKPGKLKNALMDVCDEIEGGATLSEAMSKCPKVFSRLYVNMIKAGEAGGALELILQRLADFLERAESLKRKVKGALIYPVIVVLVAIAILSFIMVFIVPTFEEMFEEFGLSLPTPTILLIAMSNYIKDYWFLLFALPICLLIVLKLLRKFRHGRMGFDMFIIRVPIFGALIEKNIMARTTRTLGTLVSSGVPILEAINITRETAGNAMFERLFSQVNDSIREGEVISKPLKEYSVLGFHPMTLVFWIIFGAFPGVFLLSIAVTAKGTKLDDGTMVQSLFSWGGQLFVGGAALAGLFYLTKIKSRVVDDLVVNMVDVGEETGELDTMLYKVADTYDEEVRVMTDGLTALMEPLMIVFLGLAVGFIVISLFMPLVELISGLT is encoded by the coding sequence ATGCCTACCTATCAATTCGAAGCGATGGACGCGACCGGACAAGAGATCCGGGACGAAATCGATGCGGCCAACGAAGAAGAAGCCCAGACCACCATCCGTCAGATGGGCTACTTCGTCACCAAGATCGCCGTCAAAAAACAGACGGCGACCACGGCGGCGGGCGCGAAGAAAAAACGCCCCTTCGCCATCGGTGGCGGTGGTACGAAACACATCTGTGCGTTCACACGTCAGTTGTCGATCCTTCAAGATGCCGGTCTGCCGATCCTGCGCAGCCTGAAAATCTTGGAAGGCAACGCCAAACCGGGCAAACTGAAAAACGCCTTGATGGACGTCTGTGACGAAATCGAAGGCGGGGCAACGCTCAGCGAAGCGATGTCCAAATGCCCCAAAGTGTTTTCGCGGCTGTACGTCAACATGATCAAAGCCGGTGAGGCCGGTGGTGCACTGGAGTTGATCCTTCAGCGTCTGGCCGACTTCCTGGAACGCGCCGAATCCTTGAAGCGAAAGGTCAAAGGGGCGTTGATCTATCCGGTCATCGTCGTCTTGGTCGCGATCGCGATTCTGTCGTTTATCATGGTCTTCATCGTTCCGACGTTCGAAGAGATGTTCGAGGAATTCGGGTTGTCGTTGCCGACACCGACGATCCTGTTGATCGCGATGAGCAATTACATCAAGGACTATTGGTTCCTGTTGTTCGCGCTTCCGATCTGTTTGCTGATCGTGCTGAAGCTGTTACGAAAATTCCGGCACGGTCGCATGGGATTCGACATGTTCATCATTCGGGTCCCGATTTTCGGTGCTCTGATCGAAAAGAACATCATGGCCCGGACCACGCGAACCTTGGGCACCCTGGTCAGCAGCGGTGTGCCGATTTTGGAAGCGATCAACATCACCCGGGAAACCGCCGGCAACGCGATGTTCGAACGCCTGTTTTCACAGGTCAACGATTCGATTCGCGAAGGGGAAGTGATCAGTAAACCCTTGAAGGAATACAGCGTGCTGGGCTTTCACCCGATGACGCTGGTCTTTTGGATCATCTTCGGCGCTTTCCCCGGCGTGTTCCTGTTGTCGATCGCGGTGACCGCCAAAGGCACCAAGCTGGATGACGGCACGATGGTCCAATCATTGTTCAGCTGGGGCGGCCAATTGTTTGTCGGCGGTGCGGCGTTGGCCGGCCTGTTTTACCTGACGAAGATCAAGAGCCGCGTCGTCGATGACTTGGTCGTCAACATGGTCGACGTCGGCGAAGAAACCGGCGAACTGGACACGATGCTTTACAAGGTCGCCGACACGTACGACGAAGAAGTCCGCGTCATGACCGACGGCCTGACCGCTCTGATGGAACCGTTGATGATCGTGTTCCTGGGGCTGGCGGTTGGTTTCATCGTCATCAGTCTGTTCATGCCCTTGGTCGAATTGATCAGTGGTTTGACTTGA
- a CDS encoding four helix bundle protein → MAQTYEDLEVWKRACRLAVCVYQAFDRKQPWGLQDQMQRSAVSIASNIAEGYERTTKDFIRFLTIAKGSVAELRTQALIAGKVNELKSEQAKHIADEAKVLSKMLQSLIQYRSTQIRESAENYAFSPGDGSLRTSSGDSPEQS, encoded by the coding sequence ATGGCCCAAACCTACGAAGACTTAGAAGTATGGAAACGCGCATGCCGTTTAGCGGTTTGCGTGTACCAAGCGTTTGATCGAAAACAGCCGTGGGGTCTGCAAGACCAGATGCAGCGTTCGGCCGTTTCGATCGCATCCAACATTGCCGAAGGCTACGAACGAACCACCAAAGATTTCATTCGCTTTCTGACCATCGCCAAGGGTTCCGTCGCCGAATTGCGGACTCAGGCTTTGATCGCCGGAAAGGTCAACGAGTTGAAATCAGAACAAGCCAAACACATCGCGGACGAAGCGAAGGTTTTGTCCAAGATGCTGCAGTCATTGATCCAATACCGATCCACGCAGATTCGGGAATCTGCAGAAAACTACGCGTTTTCACCGGGTGACGGATCTTTGCGGACTTCATCCGGCGACAGCCCGGAACAGTCTTGA